One part of the Flavobacterium johnsoniae UW101 genome encodes these proteins:
- a CDS encoding Ig-like domain-containing protein, with product MKNNKLLAVIILVGFLSFGMKYNTIIKNNFVAPIVERFVKAEKTFIDEKKENKDKKAEIKEDKTNTSTVAATVTVANAVAVNGGGNAQPGSQLDFTITITNTGTDDALGMNFQDILDSNLTLVPNSFKATPIANNNSYSCIGNVGISVDAAGGVLTNDVSPDGTALSASLLTGAANGTAVLNANGSFIYNPNAGYSGSDSFTYTLTTASGKTSTATVNITVSTPIIFVNSAAAAAGNGTLASPYKTLNSITGSNAFPVFIYTGTVTGLLTLNDNQKVIGQGAAASLTSILSLAVPAYSNVLPATGGTNPTIAGVNLKANNDIQAVALTGTLSGSNVGALKIRNTTINTTNLQAVNITGGGALDCIFTSISASGVSKGISVTGAQGSFQVTGTGSTAGSGGTIQNISLRGAEFISCANVTLKNMNFTNANNSSTVMSDAEDDNTNSYGALHFKTVSGGVNLDNILITGTTNSVGINLNDVNNFVLSNSTITGCGSANGGNANVGGIFALNLRGTSSITNTNVNDSWGRGFFGFNGQLSQNPTLNLTVTGSQFKNSFNKSNGDSNFIFQAKGTTNNTLVFKKNDFSNSKTTGLALNFSGSSVNTVQIGGTNASTDANTINAAASSPGSNGLSLQVTGNAAVNYNIINNTLKSSYNALYACSVGNQGSGTIKGRINNNTIDGGGSTSSSNGISVAAYGNAKHITEIANNIITNAANYGIFSEANDNAVLSAGRIDASITNNNISVANNAYTHIGVVAYADNASSTMISAAKVTGNIVNSASGLAAGNFDVLSQGPSCKVILQGNTAYVSGTGNRSAALTNFWNSNNPNTPTGAGLDEGGTGTIISGTVTIPDNASASKMAIQKETPQEEADPAAAVNNTVPDNAVTAKTVAANAVNETLTAGPFALAAGKSTVITFSATINAAGTLPQNTCSVTNQAAVSGSNFTTVNSNITTTSIKPAIATVTADTENIPCLGSTSVTLNAACPLGTTATWYTAMNGGTSFATGNSVSATPMANNTTYCVACETAYCASDRVLVKTVTGTPSTTSPPVTVTECDSYTWSVNGTTYTSSGTYTAVVGCDTKTLNLTITPSATSTPETITACDSYTWSANGTTYTTSGTYTAVVGCDTKTLNLTINPSTSSATETVSRCDSYTWPVNGTTYTATGNYTHTIGCDTKTLALTITNSTSSTQAETACDSYTWPVNGTTYTASGNYTYSLGCDTKTLALTITNSTSSTQTETACDSYTWPVNGTTYTASGNYSYSLGCDTKTLALTITNSTSSTQTETACDSYTWPVNGTTYTASGNYSYSSGCDTKTLALTITNSTSSTQTETACDSYTWPVNGTTYTASGNYSYSLGCDIKTLALTINNSSAIQKTVALNSGILTSDHSGAIYQWYKCPNTLLANETSQSFTPSSVGDYKVEITVAGCTIVSDCITVSTLGLYDFKAADFKMYPVPSKGILNILTRYDGNYSIIDAAGKIVKSINLNADSLNTIHLENLSDGVFLIKKTDGNSFKAQKFILKK from the coding sequence ATGAAAAATAACAAACTCTTAGCTGTAATAATACTAGTTGGATTTCTAAGTTTTGGAATGAAATACAATACTATTATTAAGAATAATTTTGTTGCTCCTATAGTTGAACGTTTTGTAAAAGCTGAAAAAACTTTTATTGATGAGAAAAAAGAAAATAAAGATAAAAAAGCTGAAATTAAAGAAGACAAAACAAATACATCTACTGTAGCTGCGACAGTTACTGTAGCAAACGCTGTAGCGGTTAATGGAGGTGGGAACGCGCAGCCTGGTTCTCAGCTTGATTTTACTATAACTATAACAAATACAGGTACAGATGATGCTTTAGGAATGAATTTTCAGGATATTTTAGATTCTAATCTAACCTTAGTTCCAAACTCTTTTAAAGCAACCCCAATAGCAAACAACAATTCGTATTCCTGCATTGGAAACGTTGGAATTAGTGTGGATGCGGCAGGTGGTGTTTTAACAAACGATGTCAGTCCGGATGGAACTGCTTTATCGGCTTCTTTATTAACAGGAGCAGCAAATGGAACCGCAGTTCTGAATGCGAACGGTTCTTTTATTTATAATCCAAATGCAGGATATTCTGGTTCAGATAGTTTTACTTATACTTTGACCACTGCCAGCGGCAAGACCTCAACTGCAACAGTAAATATTACTGTAAGCACTCCTATAATATTTGTTAATAGTGCAGCGGCTGCTGCAGGAAACGGAACTCTAGCATCACCTTATAAAACTTTAAACAGTATTACAGGAAGTAATGCCTTTCCTGTTTTTATTTATACGGGAACAGTTACTGGACTTTTAACCTTAAATGATAATCAAAAAGTAATTGGTCAGGGGGCAGCTGCAAGTCTGACTTCGATATTAAGTCTTGCTGTGCCGGCCTATAGTAATGTTTTGCCCGCTACCGGAGGAACAAATCCGACTATTGCCGGTGTCAATTTAAAAGCAAATAACGATATCCAAGCTGTTGCATTGACAGGAACTCTATCTGGTTCGAACGTTGGAGCTTTGAAAATAAGAAATACAACTATTAATACAACAAATTTACAAGCTGTTAATATTACTGGCGGCGGCGCTTTAGACTGTATTTTTACCAGTATTTCTGCCAGCGGCGTCTCTAAGGGAATTTCAGTAACCGGCGCGCAGGGAAGTTTTCAGGTGACAGGAACAGGATCTACGGCCGGATCTGGCGGGACAATTCAAAATATATCTTTAAGAGGTGCTGAGTTTATTTCGTGCGCCAATGTTACACTTAAGAACATGAATTTTACCAATGCAAATAACTCTTCGACAGTAATGAGTGATGCCGAAGATGACAACACCAATTCTTACGGCGCACTGCATTTTAAAACTGTCTCTGGAGGCGTTAATTTAGATAATATTTTGATCACCGGCACTACAAACTCTGTTGGAATAAATTTAAATGATGTTAATAATTTCGTATTATCCAATAGTACAATTACAGGATGCGGAAGTGCAAATGGAGGAAATGCAAATGTGGGAGGAATATTTGCATTAAATTTAAGAGGAACAAGTTCAATCACAAACACAAATGTTAATGATTCCTGGGGAAGAGGTTTTTTTGGATTTAACGGCCAGCTTTCTCAAAATCCTACGCTTAATTTGACAGTAACCGGCTCTCAATTTAAAAACTCTTTTAATAAATCAAACGGAGACAGTAATTTTATTTTTCAGGCTAAAGGGACTACAAACAATACATTGGTTTTTAAAAAGAATGATTTTTCTAATTCAAAAACGACCGGTTTAGCATTGAATTTTAGCGGATCTTCTGTAAATACCGTCCAAATAGGAGGAACTAATGCATCTACAGATGCTAATACTATAAATGCTGCAGCTTCAAGTCCTGGAAGTAATGGTTTGTCTTTACAAGTAACAGGCAATGCAGCTGTGAACTACAATATTATAAATAACACTTTAAAGTCAAGCTACAATGCTCTTTATGCATGCAGTGTCGGAAATCAGGGTTCGGGAACGATAAAAGGACGTATAAATAATAATACCATTGATGGCGGCGGCTCAACTTCTTCCAGCAATGGAATCAGTGTTGCTGCTTATGGTAATGCCAAACATATTACTGAGATAGCCAATAATATAATCACTAATGCCGCCAATTACGGCATTTTCTCTGAAGCAAATGATAATGCCGTATTAAGTGCAGGAAGAATTGATGCTTCCATCACCAATAATAATATTAGCGTTGCAAATAATGCCTACACTCATATTGGAGTAGTGGCCTATGCAGATAATGCCTCCAGTACGATGATCAGTGCTGCAAAGGTTACTGGTAACATAGTTAACTCTGCAAGCGGATTAGCAGCAGGGAATTTTGATGTACTCTCTCAGGGACCTAGTTGTAAGGTAATTTTACAGGGTAATACCGCATACGTTTCAGGAACTGGAAACAGAAGTGCGGCATTGACAAATTTCTGGAATAGCAATAATCCTAATACTCCAACAGGAGCAGGACTGGATGAAGGCGGTACTGGAACCATAATTTCGGGAACTGTCACTATTCCTGACAATGCAAGCGCATCAAAAATGGCCATCCAGAAAGAAACGCCGCAAGAAGAGGCCGACCCTGCGGCAGCTGTCAATAATACTGTACCTGATAATGCAGTAACTGCTAAAACTGTTGCGGCAAATGCTGTTAATGAAACCCTTACTGCCGGACCATTTGCTCTGGCTGCAGGAAAAAGCACTGTGATTACTTTTAGTGCGACAATCAATGCAGCAGGCACGTTACCGCAAAACACCTGTTCGGTTACCAATCAGGCTGCCGTTAGCGGTTCTAATTTTACAACTGTAAATTCTAATATTACAACAACATCAATTAAGCCAGCAATTGCAACAGTAACGGCGGACACAGAGAATATCCCTTGTTTAGGAAGCACGTCCGTTACATTAAACGCAGCTTGCCCGCTTGGTACAACTGCGACCTGGTATACCGCAATGAACGGGGGAACCAGTTTTGCAACCGGAAATTCGGTTTCTGCAACTCCTATGGCAAATAATACGACGTATTGTGTTGCTTGTGAGACAGCTTATTGCGCAAGTGACAGGGTTCTTGTTAAAACTGTGACGGGAACTCCTTCAACAACGTCGCCCCCAGTTACCGTAACCGAATGTGATTCTTATACCTGGAGTGTTAACGGAACAACTTATACTAGTTCTGGAACATACACTGCTGTTGTTGGATGTGATACCAAAACTCTAAATTTAACAATAACTCCGTCTGCAACTTCAACACCTGAAACCATAACGGCTTGTGATTCTTACACATGGAGTGCCAATGGAACAACTTATACCACCTCTGGAACATACACAGCAGTTGTAGGATGTGATACTAAGACTCTAAACTTAACAATCAATCCTTCAACCTCATCAGCAACTGAAACTGTTTCTAGATGCGACAGCTATACCTGGCCGGTAAATGGCACAACTTATACAGCTACTGGAAATTATACCCATACGATAGGATGTGATACCAAAACTTTAGCGTTAACGATTACCAATTCTACGAGTTCTACCCAGGCTGAAACGGCTTGCGACAGCTATACCTGGCCGGTGAATGGCACAACTTATACCGCTTCGGGAAATTACACGTATTCTTTGGGATGTGATACCAAAACTTTAGCGTTAACGATTACCAATTCTACGAGTTCTACCCAGACTGAAACGGCTTGCGACAGCTATACCTGGCCGGTGAATGGCACCACTTATACCGCTTCGGGGAATTACAGTTATTCTTTGGGATGTGACACTAAAACTTTAGCGTTAACGATCACCAATTCTACAAGTTCAACGCAGACAGAGACCGCCTGCGACAGCTATACATGGCCGGTGAATGGCACCACTTATACCGCTTCGGGTAATTACAGTTATTCTTCGGGATGCGACACTAAAACTTTAGCATTGACTATCACTAATTCTACAAGTTCAACGCAGACAGAGACCGCCTGCGACAGCTATACATGGCCGGTGAATGGCACCACTTATACCGCTTCGGGGAATTACAGTTATTCTTTGGGATGCGACATTAAAACTTTAGCATTGACCATTAATAATTCTTCTGCAATTCAGAAAACAGTAGCATTAAATTCTGGAATCTTGACCTCGGACCATTCCGGAGCCATTTACCAGTGGTATAAGTGCCCCAACACACTGTTGGCAAACGAAACCAGCCAATCCTTTACGCCATCCTCCGTTGGAGACTATAAAGTTGAAATTACCGTTGCAGGGTGCACGATTGTTTCTGATTGTATTACTGTAAGTACTTTGGGGCTGTACGATTTCAAAGCAGCCGACTTTAAAATGTATCCTGTTCCAAGCAAAGGAATTTTAAACATTCTTACCAGATACGATGGGAACTACAGCATAATAGACGCTGCTGGAAAAATTGTAAAATCAATAAATCTTAATGCAGATTCTTTAAATACAATTCACCTGGAAAATCTTTCAGATGGCGTTTTTTTAATTAAAAAAACAGATGGAAATTCATTTAAAGCCCAGAAATTTATTTTGAAAAAATAA
- a CDS encoding SH3 domain-containing protein, whose translation MIKILFYYTLLFFTVLCANAQNDKLMASCCDAKPKEAGRCTGSAYCSACSNCSRCGHCSNGGSCGVCATYSPPARYTTPHASTSSSRSSVNSPSKKVQTVSLTSKESVKSKAKKEDVSKKKTAIYHPEDIVAVNSETLKLREEPGNESAFIETLKKYDLLMVIAIDGEWLQVKVIRSGNFGYVKAEYVYKM comes from the coding sequence ATGATAAAAATACTTTTTTATTACACCTTGCTCTTTTTTACGGTATTATGTGCTAATGCGCAGAACGATAAGCTCATGGCAAGCTGCTGTGATGCCAAACCAAAAGAAGCGGGCAGATGCACAGGGAGCGCTTACTGCAGCGCATGCTCAAACTGCAGCAGATGCGGACATTGTTCGAATGGTGGAAGCTGCGGAGTTTGCGCTACCTATTCGCCGCCTGCGAGATATACGACTCCGCATGCAAGCACTTCTTCTTCAAGAAGTAGCGTCAATAGTCCGTCTAAAAAAGTACAGACCGTTTCTCTTACTTCCAAGGAGTCCGTTAAATCCAAGGCAAAGAAAGAAGACGTAAGCAAAAAAAAGACAGCTATCTATCATCCTGAGGATATAGTCGCTGTAAATTCTGAAACTCTAAAGCTGCGTGAAGAGCCGGGAAATGAATCGGCATTTATAGAGACCCTTAAAAAATATGATCTCTTGATGGTGATTGCCATTGACGGGGAGTGGCTGCAGGTGAAGGTGATCCGCTCAGGGAATTTTGGATACGTGAAGGCGGAGTATGTCTATAAGATGTAG
- the hxpB gene encoding hexitol phosphatase HxpB: MFEAVIFDMDGLLIDSEPFWRTAEKEVFGSLGIQVRDDLAVQTSRMTTREVTEYWYNYKPWKQRGLHEVEQEVIDRVGELIDHKGTMMPGVIELIQYFKKLGCKIGLATNSPYCLVPKVLKKLEIEEYFDSTISADFVEKPKPYPDIYLKTALELDVRAAKCIVFEDSKSGISAALAAGMRVVAVPESGKFYDQGFDIADIKIRKLNDFCDKHMKMLNLAG, from the coding sequence ATGTTTGAAGCTGTAATTTTTGATATGGATGGTTTGTTGATTGATTCTGAGCCATTTTGGAGAACCGCAGAAAAAGAAGTATTTGGAAGTTTAGGGATTCAGGTAAGGGACGATCTGGCCGTTCAAACCAGCCGAATGACAACAAGAGAGGTCACTGAATATTGGTACAATTATAAACCGTGGAAGCAGAGGGGTCTGCACGAAGTGGAACAAGAGGTGATTGATAGAGTCGGGGAGCTTATTGATCATAAAGGGACTATGATGCCAGGAGTTATCGAACTGATTCAGTATTTCAAAAAATTAGGCTGCAAAATAGGGCTGGCTACAAATTCCCCATACTGCCTTGTTCCCAAAGTACTTAAAAAATTGGAGATCGAAGAGTATTTTGATAGTACCATATCAGCAGATTTTGTAGAAAAGCCAAAGCCATACCCTGATATCTATCTAAAAACAGCACTTGAACTTGATGTCAGAGCTGCCAAATGCATTGTATTTGAAGATTCAAAATCCGGTATAAGTGCTGCTCTTGCCGCTGGTATGAGAGTAGTGGCGGTTCCCGAATCAGGAAAATTTTATGATCAAGGGTTTGATATAGCGGATATAAAAATTAGAAAACTTAATGATTTTTGTGATAAACATATGAAAATGTTGAATTTAGCTGGTTAG